One genomic region from Nitrospirota bacterium encodes:
- the rfbF gene encoding glucose-1-phosphate cytidylyltransferase produces MKAVILAGGFGTRLTEETVMRPKPMVEIGGKPILWHIMKIYSAYGINDFIICCGYKGYMIKEYFSKYFIYTSDVTFDLKNNNISVHKNGVEPWKVTLVDTGENTMTGGRLKRVRDYIGGETFCFTYGDGVSDVNIEKLIDFHKSRKTSATLTAVQPPGRFGIININEDQDKIISFKEKPAGDGTWINAGFFVLEPEVFDYISGDSTVWEQEPMQSLARKGTLSAFKYSGFWHAMDTLRDRNVLEELWNSGKAPWKVW; encoded by the coding sequence ATGAAAGCCGTAATACTCGCTGGAGGCTTTGGCACGCGCCTAACTGAAGAAACCGTTATGAGACCCAAGCCAATGGTAGAGATCGGCGGTAAACCGATCCTCTGGCACATTATGAAAATCTATTCCGCATACGGTATCAATGACTTCATTATCTGCTGCGGTTATAAAGGATACATGATCAAGGAATACTTTTCGAAATATTTTATTTACACATCCGATGTCACCTTTGATCTGAAGAACAACAATATAAGCGTCCACAAGAACGGCGTGGAGCCCTGGAAAGTCACGTTGGTAGATACCGGTGAAAATACAATGACCGGCGGAAGGCTCAAAAGGGTCAGGGACTATATCGGCGGGGAGACCTTCTGCTTTACCTATGGAGACGGCGTGAGTGACGTCAATATTGAAAAGTTGATCGATTTCCACAAATCCCGGAAGACGTCGGCCACTCTGACGGCGGTCCAGCCGCCGGGAAGATTCGGCATCATAAACATCAATGAGGACCAGGACAAGATAATAAGCTTTAAAGAAAAACCCGCAGGTGACGGCACATGGATAAATGCCGGGTTCTTTGTGCTTGAACCCGAGGTGTTTGATTATATATCCGGCGACTCGACCGTGTGGGAGCAGGAACCGATGCAGAGTCTCGCGCGTAAAGGGACATTATCCGCATTTAAATATTCCGGCTTCTGGCACGCGATGGACACCCTGCGGGACAGGAACGTCCTTGAAGAACTATGGAACTCGGGGAAAGCGCCCTGGAAGGTCTGGTAG
- the lhgO gene encoding L-2-hydroxyglutarate oxidase, with the protein MITSDFLVVGGGIIGINIARELKRQFSDSKIVLIEKEQECGLHASGRNSGVLHAGFYYSPDSLKAKFTRLGNKMMTQYCESRNLSINKNGKLVVAKGPEDLPFLDKLLKRGRDNGVQLEDITEDEAVRIEPRVKTFGRAIFSPSTSTVDPNAVMRAMKLDAIKEGVEVHSGVCFTKKKGRDIVTSAGIFQTGYLVNCAGLYADEIAMEFGFSERYRILPFKGLYLYSGEPAGSLRTNIYPVPDLRNPFLGVHFTATVDGKIKIGPTAIPAFWREQYSFFKNFNFSEFLEILGREAGLFIFSGFDFRILAFEEVKKYSRKRMVALAAQLVKEIKTENYRSWGKPGIRAQLLDIKRKKLEMDFVIEGDDRSMHVLNAVSPAFTCSIPFSQYVCGEIQSRLN; encoded by the coding sequence ATGATAACTTCTGATTTTCTTGTTGTCGGGGGCGGGATAATAGGGATCAATATTGCGAGAGAGTTGAAAAGGCAGTTTTCAGATTCGAAAATTGTCCTTATTGAAAAAGAGCAGGAATGCGGGCTGCACGCAAGCGGGCGAAACAGCGGCGTGCTTCACGCGGGCTTTTATTACTCTCCTGACAGCCTCAAGGCAAAATTCACAAGGCTCGGCAATAAGATGATGACGCAATACTGTGAATCAAGGAACCTCAGTATAAATAAAAACGGCAAACTCGTTGTTGCAAAGGGTCCCGAAGACCTCCCATTTCTCGACAAGCTGTTGAAAAGGGGCAGAGACAACGGCGTGCAATTAGAGGACATTACAGAGGATGAAGCTGTGAGAATAGAGCCGAGGGTGAAGACCTTCGGGAGGGCCATCTTTTCACCTTCAACATCGACCGTTGACCCGAACGCGGTCATGCGTGCGATGAAACTTGACGCAATAAAAGAAGGAGTGGAGGTCCATTCCGGCGTCTGTTTCACAAAGAAAAAGGGCAGGGACATTGTGACATCCGCCGGCATATTCCAGACAGGTTACCTGGTAAACTGCGCCGGTCTTTACGCTGATGAAATCGCCATGGAATTCGGCTTCTCGGAAAGATACCGCATCCTTCCGTTTAAAGGGCTGTACTTATATTCCGGGGAGCCGGCAGGTTCGCTGCGCACAAATATTTATCCGGTCCCGGACCTGCGGAACCCGTTTTTAGGGGTCCATTTCACTGCTACGGTTGACGGGAAAATTAAAATAGGCCCTACGGCCATACCCGCGTTCTGGCGTGAGCAATACAGTTTTTTTAAGAATTTCAACTTTTCAGAGTTCCTTGAGATCCTGGGGAGGGAAGCGGGACTTTTTATATTTTCCGGTTTTGATTTCAGGATACTCGCGTTTGAGGAAGTAAAAAAGTATTCGCGCAAGCGCATGGTGGCGCTGGCTGCACAGCTTGTAAAAGAAATCAAAACGGAAAACTACAGGAGCTGGGGCAAGCCCGGCATACGCGCGCAGTTATTGGACATAAAAAGGAAAAAACTTGAAATGGATTTTGTCATCGAGGGTGATGACAGGTCCATGCACGTATTAAATGCCGTGTCCCCCGCGTTCACCTGCTCCATCCCGTTTTCGCAATACGTCTGCGGGGAAATACAGTCACGGTTGAATTGA
- a CDS encoding SDR family oxidoreductase, protein MKILITGNMGYIGPCVVQRLRASCPGAVLAGLDTGYFASCLTNAEILPECRVDMQYFADVRKLQMDILKDVDAIVHLAAISNDPMGNTFEKVTHDINYLASISLAEKAKEAGVKSFVYASSCSMYGAADDGPRTERSALNPLTAYARSKVATERDLENLADNKFKVTSLRFSTACGFSERLRLDLVLNDFVACAVSTKKITILSDGTPWRPLINIKDMAKAIDWAVSRDPRNGGDFLAVNVGSDEWNFQVKELAEAVAAVIPGVDVSINKDAQPDKRSYRVNFELFRKLAPDHQPVVDIKTTVRELKEGLEAMHFSNGNFRNSNFMRLKALNHLRERGLLTEDLEWATNG, encoded by the coding sequence ATGAAGATATTGATTACCGGAAACATGGGTTACATCGGGCCGTGCGTAGTGCAGCGGTTGAGGGCTTCTTGTCCCGGCGCTGTATTGGCGGGACTGGACACGGGATATTTTGCGAGCTGCCTGACAAACGCGGAAATACTCCCCGAGTGCAGGGTTGATATGCAGTATTTCGCGGACGTGCGAAAACTTCAAATGGACATACTTAAAGACGTGGACGCAATAGTGCACCTCGCGGCAATATCAAACGACCCGATGGGCAATACTTTTGAAAAGGTGACCCATGACATCAATTATCTTGCAAGCATCAGCCTTGCAGAGAAAGCGAAAGAAGCCGGGGTAAAAAGTTTTGTGTACGCGTCAAGCTGCAGCATGTACGGCGCAGCGGATGACGGGCCGCGCACCGAAAGGTCTGCGCTTAATCCGCTTACCGCGTACGCGAGATCAAAGGTCGCAACTGAAAGGGACCTTGAAAATCTGGCGGACAATAAATTTAAAGTAACTTCACTAAGGTTCTCCACAGCGTGCGGCTTTAGCGAGCGGTTAAGGCTGGACCTGGTGCTGAATGACTTTGTCGCGTGCGCAGTCTCTACAAAGAAGATCACCATCTTAAGCGACGGAACGCCGTGGAGGCCGCTAATAAATATAAAGGACATGGCAAAGGCGATAGACTGGGCGGTAAGCAGGGACCCGCGCAACGGCGGAGACTTTCTTGCCGTCAATGTCGGCAGCGATGAATGGAACTTTCAGGTCAAGGAACTTGCGGAGGCTGTTGCGGCTGTAATTCCGGGTGTGGATGTTTCAATTAACAAGGATGCGCAGCCGGACAAGCGTTCTTACAGGGTGAACTTTGAACTGTTCAGAAAACTGGCCCCGGACCATCAGCCCGTAGTTGATATAAAGACAACGGTCAGGGAATTAAAAGAGGGCCTTGAGGCAATGCACTTCAGTAACGGTAATTTCCGCAACTCGAACTTTATGAGACTGAAGGCGCTCAATCACTTAAGAGAGCGGGGGTTATTGACGGAGGACCTTGAATGGGCAACGAACGGGTGA
- a CDS encoding glutamate-1-semialdehyde 2,1-aminomutase, protein MDFSKSGALKKKFHEIIPGGAHTYAKGDDQFPEFALPYIVRGEGCHVWDADGNEFIEYGMGLRAVTLGHAYKTVVDAACRQMLLGSNFNRPSVIELECAEELLSLIEGAEMVKFGKNGSDVTSAAIKLSRAYTGRDIAAICGDHPFFSADDWFIGTTPMSSGIPKAVQDLTVKFKYNDIESVKTLFQQHHGKIACLIMEPEKDKEPVNNFLHEVQKICRENGTVFVLDEMITGFRWNNGGGQGYYNITPDLSAFGKAMGNGFSVSALAGKRELMQLGGLSHNRERVFLLSLTHGAETHSLAAALETMRIYIREPVVDFLWLQGERLSKGINRAIDEHRLNGFFEIIGKPCCLVYATRDKDMKPSQAFRTLLLHETMKRGIMATSLVVSYSHTDADIDRTIDAFYEVLYIYRKALDEGIDKYFTGRPVKPVWRRHN, encoded by the coding sequence ATGGATTTTTCAAAATCCGGCGCACTCAAGAAGAAGTTTCATGAGATCATCCCCGGCGGTGCGCATACTTATGCCAAAGGGGACGATCAGTTCCCGGAATTCGCGCTGCCGTACATTGTCAGAGGCGAGGGCTGTCATGTGTGGGACGCGGACGGAAATGAATTTATAGAATACGGCATGGGGCTCCGCGCCGTCACGCTGGGACACGCGTACAAGACGGTTGTAGATGCCGCGTGCCGGCAGATGCTGCTTGGCAGTAATTTTAACAGGCCGTCGGTGATCGAGCTTGAGTGCGCGGAGGAATTGTTAAGCCTGATCGAAGGGGCCGAGATGGTGAAGTTCGGCAAGAACGGATCGGACGTCACAAGCGCGGCGATAAAACTTTCGCGGGCCTATACGGGCAGGGATATTGCCGCGATCTGCGGGGACCATCCTTTTTTCTCCGCAGACGACTGGTTTATCGGGACCACGCCGATGTCTTCAGGTATTCCAAAGGCCGTACAGGACTTGACGGTCAAGTTTAAATATAACGACATCGAAAGCGTTAAAACACTTTTTCAGCAGCATCACGGCAAGATCGCCTGTTTAATTATGGAGCCTGAAAAGGACAAGGAACCGGTAAATAATTTCCTTCATGAAGTGCAGAAGATCTGCAGAGAGAACGGGACCGTTTTTGTTCTGGATGAAATGATCACAGGGTTCCGCTGGAACAACGGAGGGGGACAGGGCTATTACAATATAACCCCGGACCTGTCAGCCTTTGGCAAAGCCATGGGCAACGGCTTTTCCGTGTCGGCATTGGCAGGCAAGAGAGAGTTGATGCAGTTAGGCGGGCTTAGCCATAACAGGGAACGTGTCTTCCTGCTTTCTTTAACGCATGGCGCGGAGACCCATTCTCTGGCAGCCGCCCTTGAGACAATGAGGATATATATACGGGAACCGGTCGTAGATTTCCTCTGGCTTCAGGGTGAGAGGCTCTCGAAAGGGATCAACAGGGCCATTGATGAACACAGGCTTAACGGTTTTTTCGAGATCATTGGAAAACCCTGCTGTCTTGTATATGCAACGCGTGATAAAGATATGAAGCCTTCTCAGGCCTTCAGGACATTGCTCCTGCACGAAACAATGAAACGCGGCATCATGGCCACCAGTCTTGTCGTCAGCTACTCTCACACCGATGCCGATATTGACAGGACAATAGATGCCTTTTACGAAGTTTTATACATCTACCGCAAGGCGCTGGATGAAGGCATAGATAAATATTTCACGGGAAGGCCTGTAAAACCGGTGTGGCGCAGGCACAATTAG
- a CDS encoding class I SAM-dependent methyltransferase, giving the protein MNNNYSCRFCGNELRYTFVDLGMSPLANSYLRPEQLQQAEAFYPLHTYVCEKCCLVQLPEMQSPENIFSDYAYFSSYSESWLRHAKDYTDLMIDKFGFDGESRVIEIASNDGYLLQYFKQRGVPVLGIEPAKNVAKAAQDAGIPTLVKFFGTQTAAELAAEGKYADLLIGNNVLAHVPGLNDFVKGMKIILKPRGTITMEFPHLMRLMEENQFDTIYHEHYSYFSLIAVNKIFAAHGLKIFDVKELPTHGGSLRIFACHKGDDSRPEDQSVSDLISKEDDYGLTVLEHYLSFGEKVKATKRNILNFMINDKSRGKSFAGYGAPAKGNTLLNYCGIRSDFIDFTVDRSPHKQGHFLPGVHIPICGPEKINEIRPDYLVILPWNLKDEIMKQMSHIREWGGQFVVLIPEVEVF; this is encoded by the coding sequence ATGAACAATAACTACTCATGCCGGTTTTGCGGCAACGAGCTGAGATATACCTTTGTAGATTTGGGCATGTCGCCGCTTGCCAATTCATATCTGAGGCCGGAACAGCTTCAGCAGGCAGAGGCTTTTTATCCCCTGCACACATATGTCTGCGAGAAATGCTGTCTGGTCCAATTGCCGGAGATGCAGTCACCGGAAAATATCTTCAGTGATTATGCTTACTTCTCTTCTTATTCGGAATCATGGCTGAGACACGCAAAGGACTATACAGATCTGATGATAGACAAATTCGGATTTGACGGTGAAAGCCGTGTCATTGAGATCGCCAGCAATGACGGGTATCTGCTTCAATACTTCAAACAACGCGGAGTGCCGGTGTTAGGGATAGAGCCCGCTAAGAACGTCGCAAAAGCGGCGCAGGATGCCGGGATACCGACCCTTGTAAAATTCTTTGGCACGCAGACGGCCGCGGAATTGGCGGCAGAGGGCAAATACGCGGACCTCCTGATAGGCAATAATGTATTGGCGCATGTGCCGGGCCTCAATGATTTTGTCAAAGGCATGAAGATCATCCTGAAGCCGCGCGGGACCATCACGATGGAGTTCCCGCATTTAATGCGGCTGATGGAAGAGAACCAGTTTGATACTATCTACCATGAACATTATTCATACTTTTCTTTAATAGCAGTAAATAAAATATTCGCGGCGCACGGTCTGAAAATATTCGACGTGAAAGAACTGCCGACCCACGGCGGCTCCCTGAGGATATTTGCCTGTCACAAAGGGGATGATTCACGGCCTGAAGACCAAAGCGTAAGCGATCTCATCAGCAAGGAAGATGATTACGGTTTGACCGTGCTGGAACACTACCTGTCGTTCGGCGAAAAAGTAAAGGCGACCAAGAGAAATATCCTGAATTTCATGATCAATGATAAAAGCCGGGGAAAATCTTTTGCGGGTTACGGCGCGCCCGCAAAGGGCAACACACTTCTGAATTATTGCGGCATCAGGTCTGACTTCATAGACTTTACAGTTGACCGGAGTCCGCACAAGCAGGGGCATTTCCTGCCTGGCGTCCACATCCCGATCTGCGGGCCTGAGAAGATAAATGAAATAAGGCCGGATTACCTGGTCATCCTCCCGTGGAACCTGAAAGACGAGATCATGAAGCAGATGTCCCACATTCGCGAATGGGGCGGACAGTTCGTGGTGCTGATCCCTGAAGTAGAGGTTTTTTAG
- the rfbC gene encoding dTDP-4-dehydrorhamnose 3,5-epimerase, which yields MIFTETKLKGAFIIEPERLNDERGFFARTWCRREFEAQGLTPDLVQCSVSFNNKKWTLRGMHYQAVPRGEARLIRCTHGAVCDVIIDLRQESETYKKWFSVDLTAANRKMLYVPKGFAHGFLTLEDDSEVLYQMSEYYCPESARGVRWDDPAFSIQWPFDVRVISDRDRAYPDFCSLALIC from the coding sequence ATGATCTTCACGGAAACAAAATTAAAGGGTGCCTTTATCATTGAGCCGGAAAGGTTAAATGATGAACGTGGTTTTTTCGCAAGGACCTGGTGCAGGCGGGAATTTGAGGCACAGGGTTTAACCCCCGATCTTGTGCAGTGCAGTGTATCTTTCAACAATAAAAAATGGACCTTGAGAGGTATGCATTATCAGGCTGTGCCGCGCGGAGAGGCCAGGCTGATAAGATGCACCCACGGCGCTGTTTGTGATGTAATCATTGACCTCCGGCAAGAGTCTGAGACATATAAGAAATGGTTTTCCGTAGATCTGACAGCCGCAAACAGGAAAATGCTTTATGTCCCTAAAGGTTTTGCCCACGGCTTTCTCACACTTGAAGACGACAGCGAAGTTTTATATCAGATGTCGGAATATTACTGTCCCGAATCTGCAAGGGGAGTGAGATGGGATGACCCGGCGTTTTCCATCCAGTGGCCCTTTGATGTGAGGGTAATATCGGACAGGGACCGGGCTTATCCGGATTTTTGTTCTTTAGCTTTAATATGCTGA